A single Lactuca sativa cultivar Salinas chromosome 8, Lsat_Salinas_v11, whole genome shotgun sequence DNA region contains:
- the LOC111906220 gene encoding uncharacterized protein LOC111906220, translating to MVCFCFLVDQTRQVRRCKPAAGLCSRCGGGASVADMKTATRFCYVPFYWKSWKAIMCTFCGAILKTY from the coding sequence ATGGTGTGCTTCTGCTTTTTAGTGGACCAAACTCGACAAGTGAGGCGCTGCAAGCCTGCGGCGGGGCTTTGTTCACGGTGCGGCGGCGGAGCTAGTGTCGCAGATATGAAGACCGCCACCAGGTTCTGCTATGTTCCGTTCTACTGGAAATCGTGGAAAGCTATTATGTGTACTTTCTGTGGCGCCATTCTTAAAACTTACTAG
- the LOC111906219 gene encoding uncharacterized protein LOC111906219, translating into MSKVDRIIICPSFPRGFHSAYVVSLLHEYFDHLPIILRSLILDFGPLPFRFFNSWLLQDDIEVLIKKFVSSYVSKGGGKADLNFMEKLIDLKNDLKAWRLKETHIQKEELLMLKNKVDDLDKLADHKPLSDHENNERTGHQKILDMETIIKLDLKQKNWIKWLVDDDKNTIFFHGVINNKNRKIKINELLINAEWVTEVNRLKLQTWSFFNLKFIECFPDRLKLINHNFKKISLEDCIFLEQDFELIEVKSSI; encoded by the coding sequence ATGAGTAAAGTAGATAGAATCATTATATGTCCAAGCTTCCCAAGGGGTTTCCATTCTGCTTATGTTGTTTCTCTTCTTCATGAATACTTTGACCATTTACCGATCATTCTTAGAAGTTTGATTTTGGATTTTGGTCCTCTGCCATTTCGGTTTTTCAATTCATGGTTGCTTCAAGATGACATTGAAGTTCTCATTAAAAAATTTGTATCATCCTATGTATCTAAAGGAGGGGGAAAGGCCGATCTTAATTTTATGGAAAAGCTGATAGATTTAAAGAATGACTTAAAAGCTTGGAGGTTAAAAGAAACCCACATACAAAAAGAGGAGCTTCTGATGCTAAAAAATAAAGTTGATGATCTTGACAAGCTAGCTGACCATAAACCATTATCAGATCATGAAAATAATGAGAGAACTGGTCATCAAAAAATCCTTGACATGGAAACTATAATTAAACTAGACCTAAAGCAAAAAAATTGGATAAAATGGTTGGTTGATGACGATAAAAATACCATATTCTTTCACGGggttattaataataaaaataggaAGATCAAGATAAATGAGCTTCTAATAAATGCAGAATGGGTCACTGAAGTTAACCGTCTAAAGCTTCAAACATGGAGCTTCTTTAATTTGAAATTCATTGAATGCTTCCCAGATCGACTAAAACTTATCAACCATAATTTCAAGAAAATTTCACTTGAAGACTGTATTTTTTTGGAGCAGGACTTCGAGTTGATTGAGGTGAAGAGTTCAATCTGA